The genomic DNA GAACATGCAGAAGAATGTCTTAAATCCCTGCTTGAGACATGCGACAAAGTTTATGTCGCCGGCTTTTCCATGGGAGGTCTCATTGCATCCTATCTTGCAGTCCATTATAATGTTAGTAAGCTTGTGCTGTTGAGCGCTGCTGCCAGGTATATCCATATCAAGCAGCTCTTCAGAGACATCGGGGGTTTGATCAGAGAGGGATGGCAAGGAAATCTCCTCGAGAACGAACTGTACAATCGTTATAAGGTAAAAATGACCAATACCCCGCTTCTATCCACCTATGAATTCAGGAAGGTCGTCACCATCGCCCGACCGCTGCTGAAGAAAGTCACCATCCCCACATTCATTGCCCAGGGGGAAGTGGATGGAATCGTCCCTCCCGCCAGTGCAGCTTACATCTATGAAACCATTTCGTCCCGACAAAAAAATATTTATTATGCTTCAAGATCCAAGCATCTCATCTGTCATAGCGAAGATAAGGCTGAACTTTTTGATCATATTTACCATTTTCTCGAAGATGAATAGAGTGACTATTTGACATGTCATTGAAATTCATTTCTAGAAGTGGTAACATTACTACAACATAGTTCTATTTGTTGGACGTGCCAGCTCTTCGATTTTGAAGAGTGTATTTTTTTGTACACAACATAAACTAAACATCTCATATAGACGGTTTTAGATTAGATACCGAAGTCGGCATGTAAGATTTGGATCCGATTTAAACATATAATCAGCTCCATCGATTAGTTATAAAAGATGTATACCAAAAGGAGAATGAATAGCATTGACAAAGTTTGCAGATTTAAACTTAAGCGCAGCTACGTTGAAATCCATTAAACGTATGGGCTTTGAAGAAGCAACCCCCATCCAGGCCAGCACAATCCCGGTAAGTCTTGAAGGTAAAGACATCATCGGTCAAGCACAAACAGGTACAGGTAAGACGACAGCATTCGGTATTCCGATGATCGAGAAGATCGATGTGAAGAACCCTGCAGTCCAAGGTCTTATCATTGCGCCGACACGTGAACTTGCGATCCAGGTTTCTGAAGAACTATACCGCATCAGTGCAGATAAGCGCGCACGCGTCCTTTCTGTATACGGTGGACAGGACATCCAGCGCCAGATCCGTGCGATGAAGAAGAACCCGCACATCATCGTAGGAACTCCAGGACGTCTACTTGATCACATCAAACGTAAAACATTGAACCTTACAAGTGTTGATACCCTTGTATTGGATGAAGCGGATGAAATGCTCAACATGGGCTTCATCGATGACATCGAGAGCATCCTTGAAACCGTTCCTCCGACTCGTCAAACCCTTCTATTCTCAGCAACGATGCCGGATCCGATCCGTCGTATCGCTGAGCGCTTCATGACTGAACCTGAAGTCATCAAAGTGAAATCGAAAGAAGTGACTGTATCCAACATCGAGCAGTTCTTCACAAAAGTGACGGAGAAAGAGAAATTCGACGTCCTTTCACGCTTGATCGACGTTCAGTCTCCTGAACTTGCCATCGTATTCGGACGTACGAAGCGCCGTGTAGATGAGCTTTCACGTGCATTGAGCATCCGTGGTTACCTTGCTGAAGGAATCCATGGTGACCTTTCACAGGCTCGCCGTATGACGGTCCTCAAAAAGTTCAAAGAAGGACGCATCGACGTTCTTGTTGCTACTGACGTAGCAGCTCGTGGACTTGATATCTCTGGTGTAACACATGTTTACAACTTCGATATCCCACAAGATCCTGAAAGCTACGTTCACCGTATCGGACGTACGGGCCGTGCAGGTAAGAAAGGGATGTCCATCACATTCGTCACACCACGTGAAATGGGCTACCTGAAAGTGGTAGAACAAACCACCAAGAAGAAAATGACGGCTCTTAAGCCACCTAGCCATAACGAAGCTCTTGAAGGTCAGCAGCGCCTGGCTCTTGAAAAGCTTACAGAAGCAACGAAAGAATCTGACCTTAAAGATTACTATGCGTTGGCAGAAGAATTCCTTGCGAACCACGAATCCATCGAAGCGGTGGCAGCGGCCATCCGCGTTCTGACAAAAGAACCGGATACCACTCCAGTCGATATCACCGAAGAGCGCCCACTTCCATCAAGAGGCGGCGGCGGTCGCGGTAATTCCCGAGGCGGCGGATACAAAGGTGGTTCACGCTCTGGTAAAGGCGGAAGCGGCGGCGGTAGCCGTTCAGGCGGTTACAACCGTGGCGGCGGTTCATCCCGCGGCGGAGATCGCAACCGTTCAGGCGGAAGCAGACCACAATCTTCTTCTAAGCGTAAATCATATAACTCTTAATACATGAAGCACGACGGCAGAGATGCCGTCGTGTTTTTTTGTGTTGAGTAGGGTGACCAGGATGTGTGCGGTGGAAGGGTCGCTTGGGTGATGGGATGAGATCCATTCGCGAATAAAGGAGTGGGGTCGCTTCGAATGTAGTGAGGGGAGAGTGCTGGATGAGGAGGGGGATCGCAAGTAACGGGTGGTGTTAGCTGAATAATGGGGCTGATCGCAAATAACGGGTGGTGTTAGCTGAATAATGGGGCTGATCGCAAGTAACGAAAGGAGGTAACTGAATAAAGGTAAGAATCGTACGTAACGAAAAAGG from Rossellomorea marisflavi includes the following:
- a CDS encoding alpha/beta hydrolase, whose amino-acid sequence is MIGCLVLHGFTGGPYEVEPLAEYLREQTDWKIVVPTLPGHGETLSLRGIKHVQWIEHAEECLKSLLETCDKVYVAGFSMGGLIASYLAVHYNVSKLVLLSAAARYIHIKQLFRDIGGLIREGWQGNLLENELYNRYKVKMTNTPLLSTYEFRKVVTIARPLLKKVTIPTFIAQGEVDGIVPPASAAYIYETISSRQKNIYYASRSKHLICHSEDKAELFDHIYHFLEDE
- a CDS encoding DEAD/DEAH box helicase, whose product is MTKFADLNLSAATLKSIKRMGFEEATPIQASTIPVSLEGKDIIGQAQTGTGKTTAFGIPMIEKIDVKNPAVQGLIIAPTRELAIQVSEELYRISADKRARVLSVYGGQDIQRQIRAMKKNPHIIVGTPGRLLDHIKRKTLNLTSVDTLVLDEADEMLNMGFIDDIESILETVPPTRQTLLFSATMPDPIRRIAERFMTEPEVIKVKSKEVTVSNIEQFFTKVTEKEKFDVLSRLIDVQSPELAIVFGRTKRRVDELSRALSIRGYLAEGIHGDLSQARRMTVLKKFKEGRIDVLVATDVAARGLDISGVTHVYNFDIPQDPESYVHRIGRTGRAGKKGMSITFVTPREMGYLKVVEQTTKKKMTALKPPSHNEALEGQQRLALEKLTEATKESDLKDYYALAEEFLANHESIEAVAAAIRVLTKEPDTTPVDITEERPLPSRGGGGRGNSRGGGYKGGSRSGKGGSGGGSRSGGYNRGGGSSRGGDRNRSGGSRPQSSSKRKSYNS